The sequence below is a genomic window from bacterium.
GGTTACCGCGATCACGTCCCCGATACGGGCATCGCTGCGAAGCCATGGTCTATTTCTTTCAGCAACGTTTCCGATTAAAGTAACCGTTATCGAAAACGCAGAACTGCGCGAAATGTTTCCGCCGACAATTTGTACATTATAATTCCGGCATGCTTTTGTTATCCCGCGATACAACGCATGTATACTTTTAGTACGCGTCTGCGAATCCATTTGAAGCGCGATCACTGCAAATGAAGGGTCTGCACCCATGGCCGCGATATCACTGACATTGACGGAAATACTTTTATAGCCAATATCTTCAAACGTCATATATCGCCGGTCAAAATGAATCCCTTCGACCATTGCATCCGTCGTGATAACTTGTTGTTTTGCCGATGACCGCACCCATGCCGCATCATCGCCTATGCCGCAAAGAACATTTTTTCCGGCCGGATAGCCCGACTCCAGAATCGCGTGTAACTGACGAATCAGGCTAAATTCGTCGCCCGTTTTTTTTGATTTCATCAGGCGGCAATATACGGGTAGGGGCTTTTTATAGCAATTATTTTATGCGTTTTAAAGCAATAAAACCGATTAAAAATCAACCCGTTAAAAGTCGTGATTTCCCATAAAAAAACGCGGGCTCGCCTGAAATGATGGGTGAGCCCGCGTACGTATTCTCGAGATGGGATCCGAGTTCAGTAAAAATTAATCAAGGATATAATCTATCGTACCGATAAGCTGTTCAAACTCCTTACTGTATTTGTCCATCGTGGTTTGAGGGCCGACCGCTTTGAGAAACCAAGGACCATTGGGCGCCTCGACGATAGCGGCCCACATCGCATAACCCGGCGTTTCATCCACCGGGCCGCCCATTTGACCGGCCACACGCGGTTTCATATAATTACCGCTCACACGAACAATCGTTATTTTGAGTTTGTTGTTTTCTGTATTTTTGATTACGGCTTTACTTTGAGTATCGCTGCCGTCCGGTTGTTTAAACTGCCCGTACCAACGCGAAAGATTGGCATCAACGGATCCGCCGGCACCGGGAAAATAAGACAGTACAAGTTCCGCGTCATCTTCCGGTTTACTGCCGGGAAGACGGTACTGCTCCTTACGCATCGAATTGGTCGGCGTTTCAGACTTCCAAACTTCAGGGGCTTTAAAAACTACATGGCCCGGCGCATTCATATCAATATTTGCATGCGGATTTCCGGCATGGGGATTACCTGCGGGCGCATTTTCGGGAGCCGGTTTCGGCCCGGGTTTGCAACTCACTATCGTCATTACGAATACAACAAAAATCACTATGTACTTCATAAGCTAACTCCAAAATCATTTTTCTTTGTGTGCATTGAGAGTATAAACAAAATTGAGGATTGGAAACAAGTATTATCGTTAATCACTGGTTTTACGATAACGAATGACAGCCAATGTAAACATAGTGAAAGCTAAACCTATCAACGCGGAAACATAAGGAATTATATCCTGCAGCGGCGCGCCTTTGAGCAACACCTGCCGCAGTATGCGAATAAACAACGCTACCGGATTGATCCACATGGTCTGTTGCGCCCATAGCGGCATACTGTCAAGCGGCGTAAAAAGCCCGCCCATCAACATAAAAATCACCATAAAGAACCATGCGATAAACATCGCCTGCTGCTGCGTTTCTGTAACCGTCGAAATAAAAAGACCCAGCCCCAAAACCAATATCAGATAGATAATCGTGATGCCAAAAACCAGCGGTAATCCGCCGAGCATCGGCAAATCAAACACTAAGCGGCCAATAACCAACCCCATAGCCAATTCAAATAATCCGATGATGAGAAACGGTAGCAGTTTTCCTATGATGAATTGATGTTTTTTTATCGGCGTTACGTTGATTTGTTCGATCGTACCGATTTCTTTTTCTCGCACAACGTTCATGCCTGACAAAAACAGACCGATCATCGTTACCAATGCCACAAGTATGCCGGGTATCATATAATGTTTATAATTCAATTCCGGATTATACCAATTTCTGGCGATTATTTCGATGCGCTGCGTCGTGCCCTGAGTCGGCTGAAAAGGCACGGTCTGTCTCGTAAAATCCTGAATGATCTGAGCCGCATACGACTGAATCACGCCGGCCGTACTTCCGTCTTCGGAATTGATCACCAGTTGCAATTTCGCCGTCGCTCCCGTGATCACATCCTTTTCGAAAAAAGCTGGAATTTCAACGATCAAACTGGCTTCGTTTTTTAAAACGGATCCTTCCGCTTGCGCATAATTGGTCGGCATGTCCGTGAGAATAAAATGATGCGTTGACGTAAAACGCTCGATCAGTTGCCTTGACAAATCCGATCGGTCGCGATCGACGATTTGAAATTTTACATTCTTCACATCGAATGTCGCCGCATTGGAAAGTATCAACAGCTGAATGAAAGGCATAACGAAAATAATAGGCAACATACCTTTGTTCCGAAAAATCTGAAGAAACTCTTTACGCAAAATAAATCGAATCGTCCGCATCGTCACTCCAATCGGATTTTAAATTTTCGCGCACTGATGGTCATGAGTAAGAGTGTCATACCCGCGAGCACCAGGGTTTCTTTCCACAGATATTCGATACCAACGCCTTTGAGCATGATACCTTTGACGATAATGAGAAACCATTTAGCCGGAACAATATTGCTAAAAATCTGAAGTGGCACCGGCATACTCGAAACCGGAAAAATAAACCCGGAAAGAATAATAACGGGCAGCATCAGTCCGGCCAACGATGCCATCATAGCTACCTGTTGTGTACGGGCAATCGTAGAAATCAGTAACCCAAGCGATAAAGCCGTCATGATAAAAAGTAACGCCTCCGCGTAAAAAAGCGCGTAACTGCCGCGAAACGGCACTTCGAAAACAAATCGTGCCAGCAAAAGAACTGTTGAAGTATTGACCAAGGACAACAATAAATAAGGCAATACTTTTCCGACGATGATCTGTATCGGTCGCAGCGGGGAAACCAATAAAATCTCCATCGTTCCGAGTTCCTTTTCGCGAGTGATGGTGATGGAAGTCATCAGTGCGGATATCAGCATCAGCAAAAGCGCAATAAGCCCCGGGACAAAAAGATATACGCTGCGCATCTCCGGATTGAAAAGCATTTTTACTTCAGTGACTATCGGCGTCAAGGCATGCGGATTAAGATTCGCCGAATAATCCCGGATAATGGAAGTCGCGTAGGCCGTCAACGTCGTAGCCATATTGGGTTCCGTCGCATCGGTGATCAGTTGTATATTCGCTACACCTTCGTGATACAAACGCGCGGTAAATTGCGGTTCAAAAACCACAGCCATCTTTACGTCGCCGGTTTCAAATGCCGGCGCTATTTGATCGTCGTGCGTCAGTGTTTGAACATTTTGAAAATAACCGGATGATAAAATTTTTTGAGTGATTTCCTGTGAACGCGCATCGTGGGCATGATCCAGTATGGCAATGCGCGCATCATTGATTTCATTACGAATGGCAAAGCCGAATAAAATCATTTGAATGACAGGCATACCAAAAAGAATCAATACCGTTCGTTTGTCGCGAAGGATGTGAAAGAATTCTTTGACGATAAATGCGCGAAAGCTTTTCATAATTCTTTACTTTGCTGCGGTCTTGCAAGGCGGATAAACACGTCGTTCATAGATTTTGCCTCAAACGTTTGCTTCAATCCGCGCGGCGTGTCCAGCGCAGCCATGCGCCCGTCCACCATGATCGACACGCGATCACAGTACTCCGCTTCGTCCATATAGTGCGTGGTTACAAATACGGTGACACCGCGATGCGCCGCTTCGTAGATCATATCCCAAAACTGACGCCGTGTGATCGGATCCACACCACCGGTCGGTTCGTCTAAAAAAACGATGGCCGGATCGTGTAATAATGCCACCGAGAAAGCCAGCTTTTGTTTCCATCCCAAAGGCAACTCGCGCAGCATAGTCCTGGCTACATCATGCATGCGCAGACGATCCAGTAGCATTTCGCTTTTGGTACGTATCGCCGCGTCGGATAAACCGTAAATACCGCCGTAAAAGGTGATATTTTCCTGCACGGTCATATCTTCATACAGCGAAAACCGTTGACTCATGTAGCCGATATTTTTTTTAATGCTCTCTGTTTGCGTATAAACATCATACCCGGCGACTTGTGCCGTACCCGACGTAGGCGCCAATAATCCGATGAGCATTCGCATCGCGGTGGTTTTACCGGCCCCATTGGCGCCCAAAAAACCGAAAATTTCACCGCGACCGACATCAAACGTAATCGCATTGACAGCGATAAACGAACCAAAGCGTTTAGTCAAATCACGAACCGTAATTGCCGCATCGGATTTATTGGGTTTCATGTTGCTCCATCAATGCCATAAACGAATCTTCGATGGTCGGTTCGGTGCGCATCACTTCGACATCATCAAATCCCTCCGTCCTCAGTTCATCACGTAATTGCTGTTCGGAAACCCCGGGACGCCGATCCGTGTAATGCAAAAATTCGCCGAACGGAAAAATAGATTGTGTTTCCGCAGATCCGCGCAAATGCTCCATCAAAAGATAGGTCTTACGACTTTTGATCGCATACAGCGGCGAACGAAATTTTCCCACCACATCGGCCGGTGTGTCGATATCCAAAATTTTACCGCTTTGAATCAATGCGATACGATCACAAAGCCCGGCTTCATCCATGTAAGGCGTGGATACGATGATGGTAATACCTTTGGTCTGGAGCCGTTTGAGCATGTGCCAAAACTCTTGCCTTGAAACAGCGTCAACACCCGTGGTCGGCTCATCCAAAAAAAGAACTTCCGGCTTGTGTATCAACGCGCAACTCAAGGCCAGTTTTTGTTTCATGCCGCCGGACAGCTGGCCTGCGCGGCGTTTTTTGAACGGTTCGATCTGAACATAGATGTCGCGAATGAGATCGTAGTTTTCCTGAATAGAGGTGCCAAAAACCGATGCAAAAAATTGTAGATTTTCTTCTACACTGAGATCCTGATACAACGAAAAGCGACCCGGCATATAACCTAATCGTTTGCGCAATTCCCTGAAGTCGCGAACAACGTCCAATCCGCTCACGGTGGCGCGGCCTTCGTCGGGTATCATCAGTGTTGTCAGAATGCGAAATAACGTACTTTTTCCTGCGCCATCCGGTCCGATAAAACCAAAAAGTTCTCCGGCTTTGACCTGAAAACTCAGGCTTGTAATCGCTGACGTTTTGCCAAATCGTTTCGTGAGATGATCCGCTTCGACCGATATCATAGTTTGGTATTATCCGCTTGGTTTTTCACAAAAACATAATACCCGATCAGAGAAATAATGCCCCACACTATCCATCGGAAGCCCATCGCTGCAACGGTTCTTTTTTCGTAGGCCAAACCCGATGCGATATGTATTCCTAATAAAACAAAAATCACACTCGTCGTAATAAAGATGTAAACGCTTAGTTTGTAGGCTACGCGCGGATCAATCCACACATACAGACTTGCTGCGACATAGATAAAACCTGAAAAAAAATTAAACCAGACAACCCAAGGTATGACTGTTCCGAAAACACCCGCATTAAAAAAAATGGCAGCGCCGCCCGCCGTGATGGTCGCCAGTCCAAAGATGGCCGCCGACAACGAAATAAGTAATTTTGTTATTAACGGTTTCATTTTAAAAAACTTCTAATCATTCACCTGACTTTATTGAAAATACATTTCGCCCGGCATCCCGATTTTCAAACTGCCATCGTTTTGAACTTTTACTTTGATGGCGTACACCATATTGACGCGTTCCTCTTTGGTCTGAATAATCTTCGGTGTAAATTCCGCCTTAGAGGCAATCCAAATCACTTCGCCTTCGAGCGAGCGATTGTCCGTAGCGTTGTCATCTATCGCGACTCGCACTTTTTGACCTATTTTTACATGCGGCAGCTGATCACCGCTGATGTACGCGCGCAAATGCATCACACGGATGTCGGCAATTTTATAAAGCGGTTTGCCAAAGGATACGATCTCATACGATTGTACATATTTAGCCAATACGGTTCCCGATATCGGATTGATAATGAGACTTTTTTGTATTTGATCGTTGATCTGACGTATCTGCGCATCCAACCCGGCCAGTTCCGACAATACGCCGGCATTTTGTGCTTCCGTGGAAGCGATTTGTTTTTCGATCACACGCACCTGGCCTGTGATGTCATCCATTTGTTTCTGCGTCGCTACTTTTTCACGATAGAGATTCTCAATACGCGTTTTTTCCGTCATGGCCACACGGCGCTGCTCCTGCAGTACTTCCATTTGCGCAAGGACGTTATCTGATCGGGCGGCTACACTTTGTTTGGACGCGACCAATTGTATCCGCTTCAGCGCCAGTTGTGTGGTATCAATACATCCGACGCGTTGTTGTTCGGTCAAAGTGATCCCCTCTTCGACATCAAAAAAAAGCAGCTTTCCGCCGGCTTCAGCAGCAATCAAAGTTTCGACTGCTTCAAAATTACCGTACGCATCGGCCATGTTGTTTTTTTTGGAACACGCCGTCAGGGTTATTAAAAATAATGTGATCGTTATAAAGGTTTTCACATGCATCTCCTAAACCCGTAAACCATTGAGCACCAGCATGGTGACCTGCGCTTTACGGCGTTCTATAAATTCATTGAATTGTTTTTCGTCCATACTGAAAAAAAACTCGACCATCGGTTTGGCAACAAAAGGAAAAACACATTGGCTTAAAATACTAAGAAGCAATTGCTCCGGCTCGATCGGGATATAGCGTCCATCTTCGATGCCTTCGCGTATTTGACGTTTGATGACATCTAGCTTAGGTACTATACCGCGTTCCTCAAATATGCGCCGCATACGCTCGGGGTTGGTCGTCATTTCATGTAAAACGAAACCGGGAATGAAGCGATTGTTTTTTATAAAGTCGATATAGGTGTGAATCAGTTTTTCGATTTTTTGCTCCAGTGGTGCTTCGGAATTGATCATATGTAAAACGAGAGGAAAAAAACGTGAGATCGCCTCTTCAAAAACAGCTTGAAACAAACGGTCTTTGCTGCGGTAATAATAATGCAAAAGTGCTTTATTGATGCCGGCTTCGTCGGCTATTTCCTGCATCCGGGCGCCGTCAAAGCCTCGACGATGAAATATGGAACGAGCGGCTTTGATGATCTTGTTTTCTGCTGAATCTTGTTCTGTTTTTATGTTTTGATCCATTTTAAATATTGATAATAATAAACTTAAATTATTAATTAGATAGTTTAACTAAACAGTTAAATATATATTATAAACACAGCTGTGTCAAGTTTTTTATGTAGCAAACGCTAAAAAACTGTCTTTA
It includes:
- the thiL gene encoding thiamine-phosphate kinase; the encoded protein is MKSKKTGDEFSLIRQLHAILESGYPAGKNVLCGIGDDAAWVRSSAKQQVITTDAMVEGIHFDRRYMTFEDIGYKSISVNVSDIAAMGADPSFAVIALQMDSQTRTKSIHALYRGITKACRNYNVQIVGGNISRSSAFSITVTLIGNVAERNRPWLRSDARIGDVIAVTGDLGGSAAGLMFYDRLKKKPAYAWQRHCRPDARLEWAQ
- a CDS encoding ABC transporter permease codes for the protein MRTIRFILRKEFLQIFRNKGMLPIIFVMPFIQLLILSNAATFDVKNVKFQIVDRDRSDLSRQLIERFTSTHHFILTDMPTNYAQAEGSVLKNEASLIVEIPAFFEKDVITGATAKLQLVINSEDGSTAGVIQSYAAQIIQDFTRQTVPFQPTQGTTQRIEIIARNWYNPELNYKHYMIPGILVALVTMIGLFLSGMNVVREKEIGTIEQINVTPIKKHQFIIGKLLPFLIIGLFELAMGLVIGRLVFDLPMLGGLPLVFGITIIYLILVLGLGLFISTVTETQQQAMFIAWFFMVIFMLMGGLFTPLDSMPLWAQQTMWINPVALFIRILRQVLLKGAPLQDIIPYVSALIGLAFTMFTLAVIRYRKTSD
- a CDS encoding ABC transporter permease; amino-acid sequence: MKSFRAFIVKEFFHILRDKRTVLILFGMPVIQMILFGFAIRNEINDARIAILDHAHDARSQEITQKILSSGYFQNVQTLTHDDQIAPAFETGDVKMAVVFEPQFTARLYHEGVANIQLITDATEPNMATTLTAYATSIIRDYSANLNPHALTPIVTEVKMLFNPEMRSVYLFVPGLIALLLMLISALMTSITITREKELGTMEILLVSPLRPIQIIVGKVLPYLLLSLVNTSTVLLLARFVFEVPFRGSYALFYAEALLFIMTALSLGLLISTIARTQQVAMMASLAGLMLPVIILSGFIFPVSSMPVPLQIFSNIVPAKWFLIIVKGIMLKGVGIEYLWKETLVLAGMTLLLMTISARKFKIRLE
- a CDS encoding ABC transporter ATP-binding protein, translating into MKPNKSDAAITVRDLTKRFGSFIAVNAITFDVGRGEIFGFLGANGAGKTTAMRMLIGLLAPTSGTAQVAGYDVYTQTESIKKNIGYMSQRFSLYEDMTVQENITFYGGIYGLSDAAIRTKSEMLLDRLRMHDVARTMLRELPLGWKQKLAFSVALLHDPAIVFLDEPTGGVDPITRRQFWDMIYEAAHRGVTVFVTTHYMDEAEYCDRVSIMVDGRMAALDTPRGLKQTFEAKSMNDVFIRLARPQQSKEL
- a CDS encoding ABC transporter ATP-binding protein; amino-acid sequence: MISVEADHLTKRFGKTSAITSLSFQVKAGELFGFIGPDGAGKSTLFRILTTLMIPDEGRATVSGLDVVRDFRELRKRLGYMPGRFSLYQDLSVEENLQFFASVFGTSIQENYDLIRDIYVQIEPFKKRRAGQLSGGMKQKLALSCALIHKPEVLFLDEPTTGVDAVSRQEFWHMLKRLQTKGITIIVSTPYMDEAGLCDRIALIQSGKILDIDTPADVVGKFRSPLYAIKSRKTYLLMEHLRGSAETQSIFPFGEFLHYTDRRPGVSEQQLRDELRTEGFDDVEVMRTEPTIEDSFMALMEQHETQ
- a CDS encoding HlyD family efflux transporter periplasmic adaptor subunit encodes the protein MHVKTFITITLFLITLTACSKKNNMADAYGNFEAVETLIAAEAGGKLLFFDVEEGITLTEQQRVGCIDTTQLALKRIQLVASKQSVAARSDNVLAQMEVLQEQRRVAMTEKTRIENLYREKVATQKQMDDITGQVRVIEKQIASTEAQNAGVLSELAGLDAQIRQINDQIQKSLIINPISGTVLAKYVQSYEIVSFGKPLYKIADIRVMHLRAYISGDQLPHVKIGQKVRVAIDDNATDNRSLEGEVIWIASKAEFTPKIIQTKEERVNMVYAIKVKVQNDGSLKIGMPGEMYFQ
- a CDS encoding TetR/AcrR family transcriptional regulator, yielding MDQNIKTEQDSAENKIIKAARSIFHRRGFDGARMQEIADEAGINKALLHYYYRSKDRLFQAVFEEAISRFFPLVLHMINSEAPLEQKIEKLIHTYIDFIKNNRFIPGFVLHEMTTNPERMRRIFEERGIVPKLDVIKRQIREGIEDGRYIPIEPEQLLLSILSQCVFPFVAKPMVEFFFSMDEKQFNEFIERRKAQVTMLVLNGLRV